In the genome of Maribacter forsetii DSM 18668, the window TGAGATTGGTAATGCTTTGCCGTTAAGCGAAATTCCATTAGGTACTATAATTTCATGTATTGAGTTAAGACCTGGTCAAGGAGCTGTTATGGCTCGTAGTGCTGGTACATTTGCTCAACTTATGGCGAAGGACGGTAAATTTGTTACTGTTAAGATGCCATCTGGTGAAACTAGATTAATTCTTTCTGGTTGTATGGCAACTATTGGTGCTATATCTAACTCGGATCATCAATTATTGGTATCAGGTAAAGCTGGTAGAAGTAGATGGTTGGGTAGAAGACCTAGAACTAGACCGGTAGCTATGAACCCTGTCGATCACCCAATGGGTGGTGGTGAAGGTAGAGCTTCAGGTGGTCATCCAAGATCGAGAAACGGAATACCTGCTAAAGGATTCAGAACTCGTTCTAAGACCAAGAGCACCAACAAGTATATAATAGAACGTAGAAAGAAATAAAAAAGTAGAAAGAAATGGCACGTTCACTAAAAAAAGGACCTTACGTTCACTATAGTTTGGAGAAAAAAATCCAACAAAGTGTATCATCCGGTAAAAAATCGGTTATCAAAACTTGGTCTAGAGCATCTAT includes:
- the rplB gene encoding 50S ribosomal protein L2, which encodes MSVRKLKPITPGQRFRVVNGFDAITADKPEKSLLAPLKKSGGRNSQGKMTIRQKGGGHKRRYRVIDFKRDKQDVSATVKTIEYDPNRTAFIALLEYADGEKRYVIAQNGLQVDQQVSAGATVAPEIGNALPLSEIPLGTIISCIELRPGQGAVMARSAGTFAQLMAKDGKFVTVKMPSGETRLILSGCMATIGAISNSDHQLLVSGKAGRSRWLGRRPRTRPVAMNPVDHPMGGGEGRASGGHPRSRNGIPAKGFRTRSKTKSTNKYIIERRKK